The following proteins come from a genomic window of Atribacteraceae bacterium:
- the rplB gene encoding 50S ribosomal protein L2 — MAGIRSYKPVTPSRRHMTGDTFEDISPGGPEKSLLKPLRKNAGRDSQGRVSVRHQGGGHKRQYRVIDFKRDKYDIPAKIARIEYDPNRNARIALLHFVDGEKRYILAPLGLKVGDVVVCGSTADIKPGNALPIRNIPVGTIIHNVELKKGKGGQLIRSAGTFAQLMAKENNQAQIRLASGEVRIVHVDCMATIGQVGNVDHENITIGKAGRKRWMGIRPTVSGNSMNPIDHPHGGGEGHAHCGRHPVTPWGVPTKGYKTRRNKRTDKWIVKRRK, encoded by the coding sequence ATGGCAGGGATTCGTAGCTATAAACCGGTAACGCCCAGCCGGAGGCATATGACCGGCGATACGTTTGAAGATATCAGTCCTGGGGGGCCGGAGAAGTCCCTTCTCAAACCACTCAGGAAAAATGCGGGCAGGGATAGTCAGGGACGTGTTTCGGTTCGCCACCAGGGTGGGGGACACAAAAGGCAATACAGAGTGATCGATTTCAAGCGGGATAAATACGATATTCCCGCGAAGATCGCCCGGATCGAGTATGACCCGAACCGAAATGCCCGTATCGCCCTTTTGCATTTCGTCGATGGCGAAAAGCGCTACATTCTTGCGCCGCTGGGCTTGAAGGTCGGGGATGTTGTCGTTTGCGGAAGTACCGCGGATATCAAGCCGGGCAACGCTCTCCCTATCCGCAATATTCCGGTGGGCACCATTATCCATAACGTAGAACTCAAAAAGGGTAAGGGCGGACAACTGATCCGCTCGGCTGGAACCTTCGCCCAACTGATGGCCAAAGAGAATAACCAGGCCCAGATCCGGCTGGCGTCCGGTGAGGTCCGCATCGTTCATGTCGATTGCATGGCCACCATCGGGCAGGTTGGGAATGTTGATCATGAAAACATTACCATCGGCAAAGCTGGAAGAAAGCGATGGATGGGGATCCGCCCCACCGTCAGCGGAAACTCGATGAACCCGATCGATCATCCCCATGGTGGTGGCGAAGGACATGCACACTGCGGCCGTCATCCGGTAACTCCCTGGGGAGTTCCGACCAAAGGCTATAAAACCAGGCGAAACAAGAGAACCGATAAGTGGATCGTGAAAAGAAGGAAATGA
- the rpsS gene encoding 30S ribosomal protein S19, which produces MSRSAKKGPFVDPKLRKRIEDLNTRNEKRVVKTWCRACMIIPEMIGHTVAVHNGKKHVPVYITEHMVGHKMGEFSPTRTFRGHGNPTERSTSLK; this is translated from the coding sequence GTGTCTCGTTCAGCCAAAAAGGGTCCCTTTGTTGACCCGAAATTGAGAAAACGGATAGAGGACTTGAATACCAGAAACGAAAAGCGGGTCGTCAAGACCTGGTGCCGGGCTTGTATGATTATTCCTGAAATGATCGGTCATACGGTGGCCGTTCACAATGGGAAAAAACATGTTCCGGTCTATATCACCGAACATATGGTCGGACACAAAATGGGAGAATTTTCGCCTACCCGTACTTTTCGGGGACACGGCAATCCGACTGAACGTTCGACATCGCTGAAGTGA
- the rplV gene encoding 50S ribosomal protein L22, which produces MEAKAVAKHIRISPRKVRQAVDLIRGKRATNALSILKFLPNKSARIVENVLKSAMANAENNLNMDTDTLVVSRAYVDPGPTMKRVSPRAMGRAYIIRKRTSHVTVAVSDSEEEG; this is translated from the coding sequence GTGGAGGCAAAAGCCGTTGCTAAACATATCAGGATTTCACCCCGCAAAGTCCGACAAGCCGTCGACCTGATCCGGGGAAAAAGGGCCACCAATGCCCTGAGTATCCTGAAATTCCTCCCGAACAAATCGGCACGGATCGTAGAAAATGTTTTAAAGTCAGCCATGGCCAACGCCGAGAACAATCTGAACATGGATACCGATACCTTGGTGGTTTCCCGGGCTTATGTCGATCCGGGGCCGACCATGAAACGAGTGAGCCCCCGGGCGATGGGGAGAGCCTATATCATTCGAAAAAGGACTTCTCATGTCACTGTCGCCGTATCGGACAGCGAGGAGGAAGGATAA
- the rpsC gene encoding 30S ribosomal protein S3, with protein sequence MGQKVNPIGLRLGIIKDWQSLWYSESKYRDQLLEDIKVRSFVKDKMFRAGIAGISIERLANQLKLTIKTSRPGIIIGRKGTEVEKLREELQQLTGNQNIQITVEELKVAETNAQLVAENVAFQLERRVSYRRAMKQAMGRALRMGAQGIKVCCSGRLAGAEIARREWYREGRLPLHTLRADIDYGFAESNTTYGKIGVKVWIFKGEIVSGRVMGGEPVKTPAHRAGRS encoded by the coding sequence GTGGGTCAAAAAGTCAACCCGATCGGTTTACGCTTAGGAATCATCAAAGATTGGCAATCGCTGTGGTATTCGGAATCGAAATACCGTGACCAGTTGCTTGAAGACATCAAGGTCAGGTCCTTTGTGAAAGATAAGATGTTTCGAGCTGGTATCGCCGGAATCTCCATCGAGAGGTTGGCCAACCAGCTCAAGCTCACGATTAAAACCTCGCGACCGGGCATTATCATTGGCCGGAAGGGGACGGAAGTGGAAAAACTTCGTGAGGAGTTGCAACAACTTACCGGTAACCAGAATATTCAGATTACTGTCGAAGAACTAAAGGTTGCAGAAACCAATGCTCAACTGGTTGCCGAGAATGTCGCCTTTCAACTGGAACGGCGGGTCTCTTACCGGAGAGCCATGAAACAGGCCATGGGCCGGGCGTTGCGGATGGGAGCACAGGGAATAAAAGTCTGTTGTTCCGGTCGTCTGGCTGGTGCGGAAATAGCTAGACGGGAGTGGTACCGAGAAGGGCGGCTCCCTCTTCACACCCTGCGGGCGGATATTGACTACGGTTTTGCCGAATCAAATACCACCTATGGGAAAATCGGGGTAAAGGTCTGGATTTTCAAGGGAGAGATCGTATCCGGCCGGGTTATGGGAGGAGAGCCGGTGAAAACCCCGGCTCACCGAGCAGGGAGGTCTTGA
- the rplP gene encoding 50S ribosomal protein L16 — MLLPKRVKYRKHHRGRRKGYAFRGSNVDFGDFGLQALEAAWLSNPQIESARVTISRQIKKGKIWIRIFPDKPYTKKPTETRMGKGKGPVEGWVAVVKPGRILFEIAGADRETANEALRLASYKLPIKTRIVERTVD; from the coding sequence ATGCTTCTTCCAAAAAGAGTTAAATACAGAAAACATCACCGGGGCAGACGAAAAGGATATGCTTTCCGGGGCAGTAACGTGGATTTCGGTGATTTCGGACTTCAGGCTTTAGAAGCCGCCTGGCTCAGCAATCCTCAGATTGAATCAGCCCGGGTTACGATTTCCAGACAAATTAAAAAAGGGAAGATATGGATTCGCATCTTTCCCGACAAGCCCTATACTAAAAAACCGACCGAAACCAGGATGGGTAAGGGAAAGGGGCCGGTGGAAGGATGGGTGGCCGTAGTCAAACCGGGAAGAATTTTGTTTGAAATAGCCGGTGCCGACCGGGAAACGGCAAACGAGGCACTACGGCTGGCCTCCTATAAGTTACCTATTAAAACCAGAATTGTGGAGAGAACCGTGGATTAG
- the rpmC gene encoding 50S ribosomal protein L29, translating to MMKASEVHNMTEVELNKKLKDFRIELFNLRFQSITGQLGNPKRIQMVRKDIARIKTALQEKHLLTKGQEVRRYGRS from the coding sequence ATGATGAAAGCATCCGAAGTGCACAATATGACCGAAGTCGAGCTCAACAAGAAGTTGAAAGACTTCCGGATTGAGCTCTTCAACCTGCGGTTCCAGTCTATCACCGGGCAACTTGGTAATCCAAAGCGGATCCAAATGGTCAGAAAGGACATCGCTCGTATTAAAACAGCCCTTCAGGAAAAACATCTCTTGACAAAGGGGCAGGAGGTTCGCCGATATGGCCGTTCATAA